From Ptychodera flava strain L36383 chromosome 3 unlocalized genomic scaffold, AS_Pfla_20210202 Scaffold_26__1_contigs__length_13983176_pilon, whole genome shotgun sequence, one genomic window encodes:
- the LOC139125908 gene encoding LOW QUALITY PROTEIN: TBC1 domain family member 23-like (The sequence of the model RefSeq protein was modified relative to this genomic sequence to represent the inferred CDS: inserted 2 bases in 2 codons): protein MADGGVEDTVWHRDLEEALEEGCDFGALRNICKGRSIPDQFRSQVWKICLNVAGKGDSLASFDGIYDMDEQETLRHDCREFVDKFNNSEEEKLSLVSDLESVITFYCKSRDIHYCHGNGWLDVLGIFLAMNLERSDLYNCFYAIMTKFIPRDCKKDSKAFNLFRLLVLYHEPELCNFLDTKKITPDMYANHWVGSLFAGTCTIPVLRCIWDIYVQQADPFLVFFLSLVILVNAKEHILTLTADSRQAIVESIASFPCQLEAEDVEDFCSLAQYYASKTPQSFRRDYQSIFSSSLANFRNDEMSSLSHELCLPVSMSELLQTNQQSAGDVGVRFFVVDCRPAEQYNSGHLPIAFHLDANLLLEQPTEFAQAVKALFAAQQQAIRAESLAGGEHLCFMGSGREEEDQYVHMVIAHFLQRKSQYISMAAGGYSALHRLLSEVLSTGLTDHNSKHCIVCTPEAASVEEDISEDLTNHNDRGASFMNKLTSTFKTKSATVKGRVIDFIKNEQPAVDRHVSSHDTGKPYRGVKPVFSINDDEDDAEELGSFGSSDDERREMVHIETWLKKPDVKHSFQCQHVKETGYMTPSHLLVTNSHLYILRETPTKPGFALIQGRRPLNTIVKITSKKRHXEFITFKXGTSSDDGIKIDSVDRFIIPKAGDCTKAIKLQIVKVLDALDT, encoded by the exons GCACCGTGACCTTGAAGAGGCCTTGGAAGAAGGATGTGACTTTGGAGCTCTTAGGAACATCTGTAAAGGAAGGAGTATTCCAGACCAATTCAGATCCCAGGTCTGGAAG ATCTGTCTTAATGTTGCCGGTAAAGGTGACAGCCTGGCCTCCTTCGATGGCATTTATGATATGGACGAACAGGAAACTCTCAGACATGACTGCAGGGAGTTTGTCG ACAAATTCAACAACTCAGAAGAGGAGAAGCTGTCATTAGTCAGTGACTTGGAATCTGTCATCACATTCTACTGTAAATCAAGAGACATACACTATTGCCATGGAAACGGATGGCTGGATGTTCTCGGTATCTTCCTGGCAATGAATCTGGAAAGATCTGATCTCTATAACTGTTTCTACGCCATCATGACAAAATTTATCCCGAG GGACTGTAAAAAAGACAGCAAAGCGTTCAACTTATTCCGCCTTCTGGTGCTGTACCATGAACCAGAGCTGTGTAACTTCCTAGACACCAAGAAAATCACTCCAGACATGTATGCAAACCATTGG GTTGGTAGTTTGTTTGCCGGTACGTGTACGATACCAGTGTTACGGTGTATATGGGATATCTACGTCCAACAAGCCGATCCATTCCTTGTCTTCTTCCTATCATTAGTTATACTAGTCAATGCAAA AGAGCACATATTAACGCTGACAGCAGATAGTAGACAGGCCATCGTGGAGAGCATTGCATCGTTTCCCTGTCAACTTGAAGCGGAAGATGTTGAAGATTTTTGCTCATTAGCCCAGTATTATGCATCCAAAACACCCCAGTCATTCAGAAGG GATTACCAGTCCATATTTAGCTCATCGTTAGCTAATTTCAGAAATGATGAAATGTCATCTCTGTCACATGAATTGTGTCTGCCTGTATCAATGTCTGAACTCTTGCAGACAAACCAACAGTCAGCG GGTGATGTTGGAGTGAGATTCTTTGTTGTAGACTGCAGACCAGCAGAACAGTACAACAGTGGACATTTACCTATAGCATTTCATTTAGACGCAAACCTG TTACTGGAACAGCCAACAGAGTTTGCGCAGGCAGTCAAGGCATTGTTTGCTGCACAGCAACAAGCCATCAGAGCAGAGTCTCTGGCTGGCGGTGAACATCTCTGTTTCATGGGAAGTGGTCGGGAGGAAGAGGACCAATATGTACACATGGTTATTGCACACTTCTTACAA AGGAAAAGTCAGTATATTAGTATGGCAGCTGGTGGATATAGTG CTCTTCACAGACTTCTATCAGAGGTGCTGAGTACTGGCCTGACAGATCACAATAGTAAACACTGTATTGTGTGTACACCAGAAGCTGCCTCTGTGGAAGAAGACATT AGTGAAGATTTGACCAATCACAACGACAGGGGAGCATcttttatgaataaattaacaTCTACTTTCAAGACCAAGTCAGCCACTGTGAAGGGCAGAGTGATAGACTTTATCAAAAATGAACAGCCTGCAGTGGACAG GCATGTGAGTAGTCATGACACTGGTAAACCATACCGTGGTGTTAAACCTGTATTCAGTAtcaatgatgatgaagatgatgctG AGGAGTTAGGCAGCTTTGGCTCATCCGATGATGAGCGAAGGGAGATGGTCCATATTGAAACATGGCTGAAGAAACCCGATGTCAAACATTCGTTTCAGTGTCAACACGTGAAAGAGACCGGATACATGACACCCAG CCATTTACTTGTCACCAACAGCCATCTGTATATTCTGCGGGAAACCCCGACCAAGCCAGGATTTGCCTTGATACAAGGGCGGCGACCGCTCAACACCATTGTCAAGATCACCTCCAAGAAACGCC CGGAATTCATCACCTTCA TAGGCACCAGCAGCGACGACGGCATAAAAATTGACTCTGTAGACCGGTTCATCATCCCCAAGGCCGGGGACTGCACCAAGGCCATCAAACTACAAATTGTGAAAGTCCTCGACGCGTTGGATACTTAA